The Desulfonatronum sp. SC1 genomic interval TCTGTAAAATATGACTTTTTATTCTTTTTTGGCTGTTACCGATTTGAACATCCAGCAGCTCGCACCTTATACCTCTTGCTACTTTTTTCAGGAGGTATGCGGTGTTAACTGGAAAGCTCATATTTTCTCAGATCATGGAATATTTGCCGTTGCACATGTTTAGGCGAATTGTTCAACGCTACGATGGAAACCGGAAAGTTCATCAGTTTTCCTGCCTCGACCAGTTTCTATGCATGGCTTTTGCACAATTGACCTACCGAGAGAGCCTCAGAGATATCGAGGCCTGTTTACGTTCCCAACAAGGCAAGCTTTACCACATGGGAATTCGTGCTCAGGTCTCCAGGAATACCTTAGCCAATGCCAACAAAGTCCGAGACTGGAGAATTTATGCGGACATTGCTCAAAACCTAATTCAGATCGCCCGCAACCTTTATATCGACGACGAATTCGATCTCGAATTGCAAAATACCGCCTACGCCTTGGATTCAACAACCATAGATCTATGCCTTGCAATGTTTCCCTGGGCCAATTTTCGCAAGTCGAAGGGGGCTATCAAACTACACACATTGCTGGACCTACGAGGGAATATTCCGACTTTTATCCACATATCCGACGGAAAGCTCCACGACGTCAACGTGTTGGATATACTGCCAATCGAGGTTGGATCGTTTTATGTCATGGATCGAGGTTACGTAGACTTCAGGCGTCTTTATGCTTTTTCCCAAAGAGCAGCCTTTTTTGTAATCCGGGCCAAAGCAAATCTTCAATACGACAGGATCTATTCTCACCAGGTCGATCGAACAACAGGTCTGATTTGCGACCAATCCGTAGTGCTAACTGGCTATTATCAATACAAGAATTATCCAGAAAAGTTACGCAGGGTGAAATACAAAGATCCGGAAAGCCAAAAAACATACGTATTTTTAACCAACAATTTTGTTCTCCCAGCATTCACTATCACAGAGCTATACCGTTATCGTTGGCAAGCGGAGCTGTTTTTTAAGTGGATAAAGCAAAATTTGCGCATAAAGCGTTTCTATGGAAACTCAACCAATGCGGTCAAAACGCAAATCTGGATCGCGATTTCGACATTTTTGATTGTTGCCATCATGAAAAAAGAACTCAAAATCAATGCTTCACTCTACACAATTCTACAGATTTTGAGCGTGAACATCTTCGAACGAATTCCATTATTACAGATAGTTGGAAATTGCAGCTACGAAAACGAAATCACGTCGAGCACTAAGCAGCTGAGTTTGTTTGGTTAAACGTTGGGACACTAGTGAAAAAATGTATAACAACCTGGGTGCAGGGGACGCTTTTCGCTGCGCTACAAGCGCCCCTGACCCGTGACGTTGGGCATCAAAGAAAACCTAAATCAGCGGTTTGACGTACGTTAGAGTGACGGAAAGTCCGCAGCCTTAAGAGATACATCCGCAATGACGGAAATTCCAAAACGCTTAGCCCCAAAAAGTGACGTGTTAAGGCGGCTTTACCTGCTGGCCGGCAATCAGTGCGCTTACCCCGATTGTAACCACCCAATCATTCTGCAAGACGGGACGTATGTCGGAGAACTTTGCCATATTCGTGCAGCGGAGAGTGGCGGCGAGCGGTTTGATGAGACCCAAACTAATGAAGACCGCAGGTCTTTTGAAAACTTGTTGTTCTTGTGTCATGACCACCACGTAATTACAAACGATGTCAGCTTGTACCCACCTGAGCGAATGGAAGAAATAAAAAGCAAACACGAATCCAATTTCGCGAAAGGCATTGCTGGACTCGAGCGTGCTGAAGGAATTGAAATTTCTGATTCTATAGTTGCATTTGGTGGAACCGGAGGGTCTTCAATTGCGGCGGGCGGAGGTGGTGGTGCGGCAATCGGCGATGGGGCGCGGGCAGGAGACGGAGGGCCAGGCGGACGCATCACAAATTTCGGAGAATTGGATCTAGAGGCTTTGATTAACGCCGTTCCGGACGATGATCGGAATATTGGATCAGGTGGTCGCGGTGCTACAGCTGTCGGGGATGGGGCTGTGGCTGGTGACGGAGGTGGTGGGGGAGATTCCGTGGTTAGTTTGCTAAGCGGCGAAATGATGCAGCGCATCGGTGTTGAGAAAATTCATGTGCGGGTTGGAACGGGAGGCTTAGCCAGCGGGAATGATGGCCAGCCCACTGGTTATGACCTAATTGATGATAGAGGAAATATACTAGTTTCCGTGAATGCGCCGGGTGGTAAGTCTGGTGGGCAGCCTAAAGGGAGCTTGAATGGCGATCA includes:
- a CDS encoding IS4 family transposase gives rise to the protein MLTGKLIFSQIMEYLPLHMFRRIVQRYDGNRKVHQFSCLDQFLCMAFAQLTYRESLRDIEACLRSQQGKLYHMGIRAQVSRNTLANANKVRDWRIYADIAQNLIQIARNLYIDDEFDLELQNTAYALDSTTIDLCLAMFPWANFRKSKGAIKLHTLLDLRGNIPTFIHISDGKLHDVNVLDILPIEVGSFYVMDRGYVDFRRLYAFSQRAAFFVIRAKANLQYDRIYSHQVDRTTGLICDQSVVLTGYYQYKNYPEKLRRVKYKDPESQKTYVFLTNNFVLPAFTITELYRYRWQAELFFKWIKQNLRIKRFYGNSTNAVKTQIWIAISTFLIVAIMKKELKINASLYTILQILSVNIFERIPLLQIVGNCSYENEITSSTKQLSLFG